Proteins from a genomic interval of Diospyros lotus cultivar Yz01 chromosome 6, ASM1463336v1, whole genome shotgun sequence:
- the LOC127803243 gene encoding receptor-like protein EIX1 translates to MLCITTDIYFSVCNSSLPWVPMGMKRRCCQLPSFILLCALVFLQTFRLGFCYESSKVAAGCIEAEKKALLKFKGGLTDPSFQLSSWVGDNCCAWRGVICDNRTGNVVKLKLQNPFPRSIDTDGMDYELGGAISSSLLDLKYLRYLDLSKNNFEGKRVPNFFGSFSKLRYLNLSRTSFGGAIPQSLGNLSGLLYLDLSNNFIELEGKDLNWVSSLSDLRYLNLGGVDLSNVSSHWLQTINLLPSLVEIHLPQCQLLNLPPSLPSINFTALSVLKLSRNGFNSTIPHWLFNLSSLSQLDLNSNNLQGRLPDTFEELISLQNLDLSQYTYLGGELPPSLGKLCNLQTLKLSMNNISGEVTELISTLSRCNKSRLDTLDLGYNTLTGRLPNSLGYLKKLRDLQLWKNMFRGSIPNSIGNLSSLQYLYLSDNEMSGSIPGNLGQLSSMIVLDLSENSWQGVITETHFANLSSLKELQMTKHSPNISVIFKIDPRWLPPFQLRYINIKACQLGPKFPTWLENQN, encoded by the coding sequence ATGTTATGCATCACAACTGACATTTACTTCAGTGTTTGCAACTCTTCCTTGCCTTGGGTGCCTATGGGAATGAAAAGGAGATGCTGTCAACTACCGTCGTTCATTCTCTTGTGTGCACTTGTGTTTCTTCAAACCTTCAGACTTGGCTTCTGCTATGAGAGTTCTAAGGTGGCGGCAGGTTGCATAGAAGCTGAGAAGAAAGCACTTCTCAAATTCAAAGGTGGTCTCACGGACCCCTCGTTCCAGCTCTCTTCTTGGGTTGGAGACAATTGTTGTGCATGGAGGGGCGTGATTTGCGACAACAGAACAGGGAACGTTGTGAAGCTGAAACTCCAAAATCCATTTCCAAGGAGTATTGATACTGATGGAATGGATTATGAATTGGGAGGCGCGATTAGTTCGTCTTTGCTGGACTTGAAGTACTTGAGGTATTTGGACCTTAGCAAGAATAACTTTGAAGGCAAACGAGTCCCAAATTTCTTTGGATCTTTCTCAAAGTTGAGGTATCTCAATCTCTCTAGAACGTCTTTTGGTGGGGCAATCCCACAAAGTTTGGGAAACCTTTCTGGCTTGCTTTACCTAGATCTCAGCAATAACTTTATAGAATTAGAGGGCAAGGATTTGAATTGGGTATCAAGTCTTTCCGATTTGAGATACCTAAATTTGGGAGGTGTGGACTTGAGCAATGTCTCATCTCACTGGCTTCAAACTATTAATTTGCTTCCTTCCCTTGTAGAAATACACTTGCCTCAATGTCAGCTTCTTAACCTCCCGCCATCTCTTCCATCTATTAACTTCACAGCCCTTTCAGTGCTCAAACTTTCAAGGAATGGCTTCAACTCCACAATACCTCACTGGTTATTTAATCTCAGCTCCCTATCGCAACTTGACCTAAACTCCAACAATCTCCAAGGTAGGCTTCCAGACACATTTGAAGAACTTATTTCCCTCCAAAATCTTGATCTCTCACAGTATACTTACCTGGGAGGTGAGTTGCCGCCAAGTTTAGGAAAGCTTTGCAATTTGCAGACATTGAAGCTTTCCATGAACAATATCAGTGGTGAGGTAACTGAACTCATTAGCACGTTATCAAGATGCAATAAAAGCAGGTTAGACACGTTGGACTTGGGATATAACACACTGACAGGAAGGCTCCCTAATTCATTAGGATACTTAAAGAAGTTGAGGGACCTTCAACTGTGGAAGAACATGTTTAGAGGTTCAATTCCCAATTCTATTGGAAACTTGTCTTCCTTGCAGTACTTGTACCTCTCGGACAATGAAATGAGTGGTAGCATCCCTGGTAATCTTGGGCAGCTCTCATCAATGATAGTGCTAGATCTCTCAGAGAATTCTTGGCAAGGTGTTATAACTGAGACCCATTTTGCAAATCTCTCAAGCTTAAAAGAGTTGCAAATGACAAAACATTCACCAAATATTTCagtgattttcaaaattgatcCTCGTTGGCTTCCACCTTTCCAACTTAGATACATCAACATCAAAGCATGCCAATTGGGTCCCAAATTTCCCACATGgcttgaaaatcaaaattaG
- the LOC127803246 gene encoding receptor-like protein EIX2, giving the protein MPLLTDLDISQNYLYGSIPLSLGNLQNMTDLVISNNHLSGVIPDIWSDFKYLYYLDISNNNFFGKIPSSIGSLSFIRFLFLGGNKLYGQIPSSLQNCTSMDTLDMGDNRLSGNLPYWVGEAMPSLLIFRVRNNSFTGHIPGQLCRLSNLHILDLSHNKLTGIIPTCLGNLSGLKTELKLDSERYEGSLQVATKGRIMEYTETTLYLVNSLDLSSNNLSGGIPQELTTLSELGTLILSRNQLTGKIPEMIGNLKDLETLDLSHNKLVGEIPASIVSLTFLSHLNLSFNKLSGKIPTKNQFQTFDDPSIYKGNLALCGTPLTTKCSGSGSGNGEAPSGGGKNDEDVKGRMENLWFYLTIALGFFMGFWGVCGSLIIKKRWRLAYFCFLEKIISEITVLIFVTANRLKKMFKR; this is encoded by the coding sequence ATGCCATTATTGACAGACTTAGATATCTCCCAGAACTATCTATATGGTAGTATCCCTTTGTCCCTAGGCAATCTGCAAAACATGACCGACCTAGTCATCTCAAATAATCATCTGTCTGGAGTAATTCCTGACATTTGGAGCGATTTTAAATATCTCTACTACCTGGACATCTCGAACAACAATTTTTTTGGTAAGATCCCAAGCTCAATTGGCTCTCTAAGTTTCATTAGATTTTTGTTTCTGGGTGGGAACAAGCTTTATGGTCAAATCCCTTCCAGCCTGCAAAATTGCACCAGTATGGATACCCTTGATATGGGTGACAATCGACTCTCTGGAAATCTTCCATATTGGGTAGGAGAAGCCATGCCGTCTTTATTGATTTTTCGCGTGAGAAACAATTCCTTTACAGGACACATTCCTGGGCAATTATGTCGCCTCTCTAATCTTCACATATTGGATCTTTCACACAACAAGCTCACAGGGATAATCCCAACTTGTTTAGGGAATTTAAGTGGCTTGAAAACTGAGCTTAAGTTGGATTCTGAGCGATATGAAGGGAGCTTGCAGGTGGCCACCAAGGGTAGAATAATGGAGTACACAGAAACCACTCTTTACCTTGTGAATAGTCTTGATCTCTCCAGCAATAACTTATCCGGTGGCATTCCACAAGAACTGACCACACTTTCCGAGTTGGGTACCTTGATCTTGTCCAGGAATCAGTTGACAGGAAAGATCCCAGAGATGATTGGGaacttgaaagatttagaaaccCTCGATCTTTCTCACAACAAACTTGTGGGTGAAATCCCAGCTAGCATAGTTTCTTTGACATTTCTAAGTCATTTGAACCTTTCGTTTAACAAATTGTCTGGTAAAATACCCACAAAGAACCAGTTTCAGACCTTCGATGATCCATCCATTTATAAGGGTAATCTTGCGCTTTGTGGGACTCCACTGACAACCAAATGTAGTGGCAGTGGTAGTGGCAATGGCGAGGCACCTTCTGGTGGAGGCAAAAATGATGAAGACGTTAAAGGTCGGATGGAGAACCTATGGTTCTACTTGACTATAGCACTAGGATTCTTTATGGGATTTTGGGGAGTCTGTGGCAGTTTGATAATTAAGAAACGGTGGAGACTTGCATATTTTTGCTTTCTCGAGAAAATAATAAGTGAAATCACTGTGTTAATCTTCGTAACCGCTAATCGTTTGAAGAAGATGTTTAAGAGGTGA